The proteins below come from a single Ostrinia nubilalis chromosome Z, ilOstNubi1.1, whole genome shotgun sequence genomic window:
- the LOC135087010 gene encoding protein henna — translation MDIQAQRTQREVSSSPPDKPKLMEGGNYIREGRDSAKSTWLLFSPQAKDNVGSLAKYLTIFSKHGVNLSHIESRSSVRRPGYEFMVECEHGTGDFGAALEDLKKIVGYLNIISRNYKDNRSAVPWFPRRIRDLDRFANQILSYGAELDSDHPGFTDATYRARRKYFADIAYNYKHGQPLPHVDYTKEEVATWGEVFRKLAELYPTHACKEHNHVFPLLIENCGYREDNIPQLEDVSNFLKDCTGFTLRPVAGLLSSRDFLAGLAFRVFHSTQYIRHHSRPLYTPEPDVCHELLGHAPLFADPAFAQFSQEIGLASLGAPDDYIEKLATCFWFTVEFGLCRQGGTLKAFGAGLLSSFGELQYCLSDEPQLKEFHPEVTGLTKYPITEYQPVYFVANSFEDAKDKMIKFAQTIPRDFGVRYNPYTQSIDILDSSKQMKDLLREVHQEMDLLLNVMEKL, via the exons cccaAACTCATGGAGGGCGGCAACTACATCCGCGAGGGCCGCGACTCGGCCAAGTCGACGTGGCTGCTGTTCTCGCCGCAGGCAAAAGACAATGTGGGCTCGCTGGCCAAGTACCTCACCATCTTCTCCAAGCACGGCGTCAACCTCAGCCACATCGAGTCGCGCTCGTCCGTGCGCCGGCCCGGCTACGAGTTCATGGTGGAGTGCGAGCACGGCACCGGCGACTTCGGCGCCGCCCTCGAGGACCTCAAGAAGATCGTCGGCTACCTCAACATCATCTCCAGAAACTACAAGGATAACAGAT CTGCCGTGCCGTGGTTCCCGCGCCGCATCCGCGACCTGGACCGCTTCGCCAACCAGATCCTGTCGTACGGCGCCGAGCTGGACTCGGACCACCCGGGGTTCACGGACGCCACGTACCGCGCGCGCCGCAAGTACTTCGCGGACATCGCCTACAACTACAAGCACGGCCAGCCGCTGCCGCACGTGGACTACACCAAGGAGGAGGTGGCCACGTGGGGCGAGGTGTTCCGCAAGCTCGCGGAGCTGTACCCCACGCACGCCTGCAAGGAGCACAACCACGTGTTCCCCCTCTTGATTGAGAACTGCGGCTACAGGGAAGACAACATTCCTCAGTTAGAAGACGTTTCCAATTTCTTAAAAG ACTGCACCGGTTTCACGCTGCGGCCAGTGGCTGGGCTGCTGTCGTCGCGCGACTTCCTGGCGGGGCTGGCGTTCCGCGTGTTCCACAGCACGCAGTACATCCGGCACCACTCGCGGCCGCTGTACACGCCGGAGCCCGACGTGTGCCACGAGCTGCTGGGGCACGCGCCGTTGTTCGCCGACCCGGCCTTCGCGCAGTTCTCGCAGGAGATCGGGCTCGCCTCCCTGGGGGCGCCCGACGACTACATCGAGAAGCTTGCCACG TGTTTCTGGTTCACGGTGGAATTCGGTCTGTGCCGGCAAGGGGGCACCCTCAAGGCCTTCGGAGCCGGCCTGCTGTCCTCCTTCGGCGAGCTGCAGTACTGCCTCTCGGACGAGCCGCAGCTGAAGGAGTTCCACCCCGAGGTCACCGGCCTCACCAAGTACCCCATCACCGAGTATCAGCCGGTCTACTTCGTCGCCAACAGCTTTGAAGACGCCAAAGATAAGATGAT CAAATTCGCTCAGACCATTCCCCGAGACTTCGGAGTCCGCTACAACCCCTACACGCAGAGCATCGACATCCTCGACTCCTCCAAGCAGATGAAGGACCTCCTCAGGGAGGTTCACCAGGAAATGGACCTACTCCTCAACGTCATGGAGAAACTGTAG